A section of the Humulus lupulus chromosome 2, drHumLupu1.1, whole genome shotgun sequence genome encodes:
- the LOC133814855 gene encoding ABC transporter C family member 9-like, with product MARRITDTARSLSGKGDTLLQLKDVQLHFTKIWLQRFACLAEHINIAVQLGVVGVFLLTLVAKTIGLATNHVTMIKDFEGSNKFLRPVRFSLTCKLSIVCCLALMVTHVLVLLLLVNGSGTYCSENVLVFASETLQVVLWATSLIEVYDVMKNKLIKFHWLLRTWWVLSFIMSMTGGAIETHIRIMNHGKLRLRDYVNLLVVLLCTCLFGISIRGKACIVHDLSGITDPLLNDKSDNEEHLDDKRESLYGKSTLLQLITFSWLNPLFAVGYKQPLEREMIPNVDMMNSAAFLSSSFDKSLKYVSERDQSANPSIYWTIFTFIWRKAAMNGCFAVISAATSYVGPYLINDFVSFLSEKEAKSAHSGYYLALAFLGAKTVETITQRQWIFGARQLGLRLRAALISHIYKKSLVLSSKSRQSRTSGEIINYMSVDIQRITDCMWFINMIWMLPIQISLAIYILFTNLALGSLVALVATLMVLACTIPITKFHKKFQSKIMGAKDNRMKATSEALGNMKVLKLQAWDTQILEKLKALRKIEYNWLWKKTGLNAATSFIFWGSPTLISTVTFGSCIMMGIELTTGRVLAALATFRMLQDLVFNLPDLLNVMAQGKVSADRVASFLHDYEIQQDAIQFVPKDQTEVDIEVQNGKFSWDAELELPTLDEINMKVKRGMKVAICGTVGSGKSSLLSSILGEMQKITGTVKISGTKAYVPQSPWILSGSIRENILFGNEYDNSKYEKTVEACALMKDFELFPSGDLTEIGERGINMSGGQKQRIQIARAVYQDADIYILDDPFSAVDAQTGSQLFHDCLMGILREKTILFVTHQVEFLPAADLILVMNNGKITQVGTFEKLLQENVGFEILVGAHSQALSSILNVKNATKTKQALESELTTGSTTNSVHVHAPRESNHNTFPEITEKGGKLVQDEEREKGNVKKEVYWNYLTIVKGGFFIPFILLAQLSFQVLQIASNYWMAWCCPPTSGTEPQIGMNFILFVYTLLVVGGSLCVLFRAMLVGVAGLWTAQELFSNLLHSVFRAPMTFFDSTPTGRILSRASTDQSVLDLEMSRRFDRCASSIIQMLGTIAVMSQVAWEVFVVFIPVTAICIWYQRYYIPTARELARLEGIQRTPILHHFAESLSGSSTIRAFQQEDRFIASNLSLIENHSMSWFHNAAAMEWLSFRLNILSNLVFAFSLVLLVTLPEGIIDPSIAGLAVTYGINLNVLQASVIWNICNAENKMISVERIIQYSNISVEASLSIEDCKLPTNWPQVGTICFKNLEVMVENGENWSVGQRQLFCLGRALLKKSTIVILDEATASVDSTTDGVIQIIIKEEFKERTVVTIAHRVHTIVESDFVLVLSDGTVADYDTPSKLLEREDSLFSKLVREYSIRSKGFNKVANYK from the exons ATGGCGAGAAGAATCACAGATACGGCTCGCTCATTATCTGGAAAGGGTGATACAttacttcaactcaaag ATGTTCAACTtcactttacaaaaatatggttaCAGCGGTTTGCCTGTTTAGCTGAGCACATCAACATAGCGGTGCAACTAGGTGTTGTTGGAGTGTTTTTACTTACTTTGGTAGCAAAAACCATTGGACTTGCAACAAACCATGTGACAATGATTAAAGATTTCGAAGGATCAAATAAGTTCTTAAGGCCAGTCAGATTCAGTCTCACTTGTAAACTAAGTATAGTTTGCTGCCTTGCTTTAATGGTGACTCATGTCTTAGTGCTCCTTTTACTGGTAAATGGAAGTGGGACTTATTGCTCTGAAAATGTTCTAGTTTTCGCCTCAGAGACTCTTCAAGTTGTATTGTGGGCCACATCGTTGATTGAAGTTTATGATGTGATGAAGAATAAATTGATCAAGTTCCATTGGCTACTAAGAACATGGTGGGTTTTGAGTTTCATTATGTCCATGACGGGAGGGGCTATTGAAACACACATAAGAATCATGAATCATGGAAAGCTTAGATTGAGAGATTATGTGAATCTCCTTGTTGTTCTTCTTTGCACATGCTTATTTGGTATTTCAATTAGAGGAAAAGCATGCATAGTACACGACTTAAGTGGCATCACTGATCCACTGCTCAACGATAAAAGTGATAATGAAGAACATTTAGATGATAAAAGGGAATCTCTCTATGGGAAATCCACTCTTCTCCAACTCATTACATTTTCTTGGCTTAACCCCTTGTTTGCCGTTGGATACAAGCAACCACTTGAACGAGAAATGATACCAAATGTTGATATGATGAACTCAGCTGCATTCCTATCTAGTTCTTTTGATAAGAGCCTCAAGTATGTTAGCGAAAGAGATCAAAGTGCAAACCCGTCAATCTATTGGACTATCTTTACATTTATTTGGAGGAAGGCAGCAATGAATGGATGTTTTGCAGTAATAAGTGCAGCAACCTCATATGTAGGTCCGTATCTTATTAATGACTTTGTGAGTTTTCTAAGTGAGAAGGAAGCTAAAAGTGCTCACAGTGGGTACTATCTAGCACTAGCATTTCTGGGAGCTAAAACAGTTGAGACAATAACACAAAGACAGTGGATTTTTGGGGCTCGCCAACTAGGCCTTCGTCTCAGGGCTGCTTTGATATCTCACATATACAAAAAGAGCTTAGTTCTTTCAAGCAAATCTCGCCAAAGTCGTACCAGTGGAGAGATAATCAACTATATGAGTGTGGATATCCAAAGAATAACAGACTGTATGTGGTTTATCAACATGATTTGGATGTTGCCTATTCAAATTTCCTTGGCAATCTACATTCTCTTTACAAATTTAGCATTGGGATCTCTGGTTGCACTAGTTGCAACATTGATGGTATTGGCTTGCACTATACCAATTACTAAATTCCACAAGAAATTTCAATCCAAGATTATGGGTGCAAAAGATAACAGAATGAAAGCCACTTCAGAAGCCCTTGGTAACATGAAAGTACTTAAACTTCAAGCATGGGATACACAAATTCTAGAGAAATTGAAAGCATTAAGGAAAATAGAATACAATTGGCTTTGGAAAAAAACAGGGTTGAATGCAGCTACTTCTTTCATTTTCTGGGGATCACCTACACTTATCTCTACAGTCACTTTTGGCTCGTGTATTATGATGGGGATTGAACTCACAACTGGAAGAGTTTTAGCAGCACTCGCCACCTTTCGAATGTTACAAGACCTTGTATTCAATCTACCTGATTTGCTCAATGTGATGGCTCAGGGAAAAGTTTCCGCAGATAGAGTAGCTTCTTTCCTTCATGACTATGAAATTCAACAAGACGCCATTCAGTTTGTTCCCAAAGATCAGACAGAGGTGGATATTGAGGTCCAAAATGGAAAATTCAGCTGGGATGCTGAGTTAGAACTACCAACTTTGGATGAAATAAATATGAAAGTGAAGAGAGGAATGAAGGTGGCTATTTGTGGGACTGTAGGGTCTGGAAAGTCGAGCCTACTTTCGAGTATTCTTGGAGAAATGCAAAAGATTACAGGAACAGTCAAGATTAGTGGCACAAAGGCTTATGTTCCTCAGTCTCCTTGGATACTATCAGGAAGTATTAGGGAGAATATCTTGTTTGGGAATGAGTATGACAACTCCAAGTATGAAAAGACAGTAGAAGCATGTGCTTTAATGAAGGATTTTGAGTTGTTCCCTTCTGGGGATCTAACAGAAATTGGAGAGAGGGGGATAAACATGAGTGGTGGTCAGAAGCAAAGGATACAAATTGCCCGTGCAGTTTACCAAGATGctgatatatatatactagatgaCCCTTTTAGCGCTGTTGATGCTCAGACAGGCTCACAACTCTTTCAT GACTGCCTCATGGGAATACTTAGAGAAAAGACCATACTTTTTGTTACTCACCAAGTTGAGTTTCTTCCAGCTGCGGACCTTATTCTG GTAATGAATAATGGAAAAATTACACAAGTTGGAACATTTGAAAAGCTTTTGCAGGAAAATGTAGGATTTGAAATCTTAGTTGGTGCTCATAGTCAAGCTCTTTCATCGATCCTCAATGTAAAAAATGCTACTAAGACTAAACAAGCACTTGAGAGTGAATTGACAACAGGTTCCACAACTAATTCTGTACATGTACATGCACCTCGCGAATCAAACCACAATACCTTTCCCGAGATAACAGAGAAAGGAGGAAAGCTAGTGCAAGATGAAGAACGAGAAAAAGGAAATGTCAAAAAAGAAGTTTATTGGAATTACTTAACGATTGTAAAAGGTGGATTCTTCATTCCATTCATACTTTTGGCACAATTATCATTCCAAGTACTACAGATAGCTAGTAACTATTGGATGGCATGGTGTTGTCCTCCAACAAGTGGAACTGAGCCTCAAATAGGAATGAACTTCATACTATTTGTTTATACACTGCTTGTGGTAGGAGGCTCACTTTGCGTGTTATTTCGAGCTATGCTAGTTGGAGTTGCAGGACTTTGGACAGCCCAAGAACTTTTCAGTAACTTGTTACATAGCGTATTTCGAGCACCAATGACATTTTTTGATTCAACTCCAACAGGAAGAATCTTAAGTCgg GCATCTACAGATCAAAGTGTTCTAGATTTGGAAATGTCAAGAAGGTTTGATCGATGCGCTTCCTCAATAATACAGATGCTGGGGACCATTGCAGTAATGTCACAGGTAGCGTGGGAAGTGTTTGTCGTGTTCATTCCTGTAACTGCAATCTGCATATGGTACCAA CGATATTACATACCAACAGCTAGAGAACTTGCACGGTTAGAAGGAATACAAAGAACACCAATCCTCCATCACTTTGCTGAATCATTATCAGGCTCTTCAACAATTCGCGCTTTTCAACAAGAAGACCGCTTCATTGCTTCAAATCTTTCTCTTATTGAAAATCACTCAATGTCATGGTTTCACAATGCAGCAGCAATGGAATGGCTTTCTTTCAGACTAAATATACTATCAAACTTGGTTTTTGCATTCTCATTGGTTTTGTTGGTGACACTACCAGAAGGGATTATTGATCCAA GCATAGCAGGACTAGCTGTAACATATGGAATAAATTTGAATGTTTTGCAAGCTTCGGTTATTTGGAACATATGCAATGCAGAAAATAAAATGATTTCAGTTGAAAGAATTATTCAATACTCAAATATTTCTGTTGAAGCATCTTTATCAATTGAAGATTGCAAGCTACCAACCAACTGGCCACAAGTGGGAACAATTTGCTTTAAAAACCTGGAGGTAA tggttgaaaatggagaaaatTGGAGCGTGGGCCAAAGGCAATTGTTTTGTCTTGGAAGAGCCTTGCTAAAGAAAAGCACCATTGTAATACTGGATGAAGCAACTGCATCAGTGGATTCTACCACTGATGGTGTAATACAAATTATCATTAAAGAAGAATTCAAAGAGAGGACGGTAGTCACAATAGCTCACAGAGTCCATACTATTGTAGAAAGTGATTTCGTTTTGGTTCTAAGTGATG GAACGGTTGCAGACTATGATACACCATCCAAACTACTTGAGAGAGAAGATTCCTTATTCTCTAAACTTGTGAGGGAATACTCTATAAGGTCCAAGGGTTTCAACAAGGTAGCCAATTACAAATAA